The Streptomyces fungicidicus nucleotide sequence ATGAACGCCCCAGAGAACCCTCCCACCGGCCGGCACGACACCGTCACCGTGATCGGGCTCGGCCCGATGGGCCAGGCCATGACCCGCACCCTTCTCACCGCCGGCCACCCGGTCACCGTCTGGAACCGCACCGCCGGCCGGGCCGACGGCGTCGTCACGGACGGCGCGACACTCGCCGCGACACCCGGCGAGGCGGTTGAGGCGAGTGACCTCGTGATCCTCAGCCTCACCGACTACCGGGCCATGTACGACATCCTCGACGGCTCCACCGCCTCGCTCGCCGGGCGGACACTGGTCAACCTGAGCTCCGACACTCCCGACCGCTCACGCGAGGCGTCGGCCTGGGCGGCGGAGCACGGCGCGACCTTCCTCACCGGAGGTGTCATGGTCCCGGCCCCGATGGTCGGCACGGAGGCGGCCCACGTCTACTACAGCGGCCCCGAGAAGACGATGCGGAGCGGTCTGGCGACGTTGTCACCGCTCGGGACCCCGAAGTACCTGGGCGAGGACCCGGGCCTCGCCCAGATGATGTACCAAGCCCAACTCACGGTGTTCCTGACCACCCTGTCCGGACTGATGCAGGCCACGGCGATGCTGGGCAGCGCGGGGATGAAGGCCGGCGAAGCGCTGCCGGAGCTGCTCGCCTCCGCCGACTCGATCGGCGACATCCTGCGGGCCGGCGAGGAGAATCCCGGCGCCCTGCTCGACGCCGGAGAACATCCCGGCGACCTCAGCACGGTCACCATGATGGGCGCGACGTCCGACCACATCGTGGAGACCGGCGCGTCGCTCGGCCTCGACCTCGCGCTCCCGCTGGCCGTGCGCGCCCACTACCGGCGCGCGATCGAGGACGGACACGGCGGCGACAACTGGACCCGCATCATCGACGGCAT carries:
- a CDS encoding NAD(P)-dependent oxidoreductase; protein product: MNAPENPPTGRHDTVTVIGLGPMGQAMTRTLLTAGHPVTVWNRTAGRADGVVTDGATLAATPGEAVEASDLVILSLTDYRAMYDILDGSTASLAGRTLVNLSSDTPDRSREASAWAAEHGATFLTGGVMVPAPMVGTEAAHVYYSGPEKTMRSGLATLSPLGTPKYLGEDPGLAQMMYQAQLTVFLTTLSGLMQATAMLGSAGMKAGEALPELLASADSIGDILRAGEENPGALLDAGEHPGDLSTVTMMGATSDHIVETGASLGLDLALPLAVRAHYRRAIEDGHGGDNWTRIIDGIRAPR